Part of the Sulfurovum sp. TSL6 genome, GAAGTAAAAGACAGTGGTGCATGGAGAGGGGAGATATGGAAAAATATCATAGGCTATGGTATTGTTATCTTTATCTTTTTTATACTGTTCGGACTCTATCTTGCTAAATTGTTTTTAAAGCCGATGCGGGATTCCATTGTACTGTTGGACAGGTTTATTAAAGATACTACGCATGAGCTTAATACACCGCTCTCTGCTATACTGGCAAATATAGAGATGATGGATACCGATGTCATGGTAGAGAAAAATAAGACCAAACTGGCACGAATCAACATTGCAGCTAAAACAGTTTCTGTACTTTACAAAGATTTAACGTATCTTATGCTGGAAGAAGAGAAAGAGAACCATAATGAAGAGATAGATATCAAAGAGCTCATATATAACAGGTTAGAGTATTTTTCTGTTCTGGCACAGTCAAAACATATAGAATATGATCTAGACTTGGAAGAGGCAAGTATTACTATGGATAGACGTAAATTTACAAGGGTGATAGATAACCTCATATCAAATGCGATTAAATATAATAAACGTAAAGGTACAATAGGAATACGATCAAGAGAAGGCATGTTGGTTATCTGGGATACAGGTATAGGTATAAATGAAGAAAAAATACCTTTTATTTTTGATCGCTATATGAGATTCAATAAGAGTGAAGGTGGTTTTGGTGTCGGTTTGAGCATCGTTAAAAAAATACTGGATGAATATAATATCTCTATAGTGGTAGATTCAAAAGAAGGAGAGGGTACAGAAATGGTGTTGAGATGGTAAAGCCTATCATGCTATGTTTAGCCTTGGTATCAGGTGTGTTCGCACAGGATGCGTATGAACGTCATTGTGTGGAGTGTCATAAAGAGTTACCCACATCATTACAGCGTATGTTTATGCGTTACCTGCTTGTCTATAGTGGTGAAGAAAATGTGAAAGCAGGGCTGAAACATTATTTGAAATATCCCTTAAAAGAGATCTCTGTTATGTCTGATCTATTTATAGACACTTATGGTATTAAAGAAAAAACGAAGTTGTCTGATAGTGACATTGATGAAGCTTTGGATATATATTGGAATAAGTTTAAGGTTTTTAATAAGTTGAAGTAGTTACAATAACTTTGGATAAGGTTATATTATAAAATAAAGGAAGAATGAACATGAAAAGAATAGTCACTGTACTTAGTCTTGTTGCATTTGCAATGGTCAGTACACCAACAGTCGCATCTGCGAGTGTAAAAAAAGGTCAAAAAGTATATAAAAAGAAGATTAGAAAATATTGTGGATTCTCAGGCGTGAGATTTGCAAGACATCATACCCAGGATGAGTGGGAAGAATTATATGATGATGGCGAATTTGAAGCAGAAACAAAGAGACTTTGCCCGAAATTACCTCTAAAGAAAATTAAAAAATCATGGTGGAAACACTTGTATGAATTCACTTATGAATATGGTGAAGGTGGATCACACGTTCCAAAGTGTTAAACTAAATGTAACTTCTCGAAGCAGTTGTCAACCTTCTGCTTCTTCTTTCAAATACTTCACAATATTTTCACAATTCCATGCTATTATGCTTTTACCTAAAAATTAAAAGGATTATATATGAAGACTATGACAAAATTGGCAGTTGCTGCTTTACTTGGTATGACATTACTCTCATCAACTGCATCTGCAGATGTGAAAAAAGGTCAAAAGATTTATCTTAAAAAGATGAAAGCGCCTTGTGGATTTAATGGTGTTAAGTTTGCACAAAAACATACGCAAGATGAGTGGGAAATGATCCATGAAGCTGGTAAGTTTGAAAATGAAGTAAAGAAAATATGTCCAAAGTTAAAAAAATTCAAAGCAAAATATGTTGATGATGTATATGACTTTGCTTATGAATATGCAAGCGATTCTGGTAACGTACCTGCGTGTTAAGGAATTGTAAACTATAATTTCGAGGTGAAAGGCCTACTTACCGTAGACCTTTTTAATGTTAATCAATAAAATAAAAGGAATTAAAATGAAAAAAATTGCAATCGCAATGTTACTCGCTGGATCTACACTACTTATGGCTGATGGTGCTGCTGCTTACGCTAAATGTGTTGGTTGTCACGGTGCAAACGGTGAAAAAAAAGCTCTAGGTAAATCTGCTGTGATCACAGGTCAAGATGCTGCTAAAACAATTGAGCAACTTAACGGTTATAAAGCTGGTACACTTAACCAACACGGTATGGGTGGTCTTATGAAAGGTCAAGTAGCTTCTATGGATGATGCTACTATCAAAGCTGTTGCAGAGCACATTGCAGCAATGAAATAAGTTTTTTTAAACTTTTACATTCAAAAGCCTTTTGGCTTTTGAATAGATCTCCTCTTTTCTCCTCTTAAAATCTATTTTATTTTCTTACTTTAATAGCGATCAAATAAGCATTTGAGTATATACTACTAACTGCCAGTACATTTTCCTGTTTCACATTTCATCGGAAGTAACTCTTTTTTTGGTACCTTTACGGTATTGTCTGATGAACATTTTGTACTTAACCTACCGGTCTCTTTGACACGTACACAATCGTATATCTCTTTTGTTGTTAACGCTTTCAGTACACAGTTCCGCCTATTGTCTTCTTTTTCAAGCTGGTTTAAAATGTTCATCTTCTTTTTTACCAGTAATGCGGAACCATCAACCATACTTGCACCACATTTTCCTGGACCACATTTCATACCATCTTCAGTGATGGATCCTTTTTGCTCTTTATCTGTACATCCTGCTAGAAGAGATAGAGTGAAAAGCAGTGTGATCGTTAGCCTTGATTTCATTTGGAACCTTTAGTTTGTTTTAATTGATATTTCTCATACATTTCGTAAAAAATAGGGATGAGAAACAGGCTTAATATAGCGGAACTTACAAGCCCACCTATCATAGGTGCTGCAATACGTTGCATAACTTCACTTCCTATACCAGAAGTGTACATGATAGGTAGAAGTCCTGCCAATATGGCAAATACAGTCATGAGTTTTGGTCTCACTCTTTGCACAGCACCTTCATAAATGGCATCGGAGAGGTGTTGCCTGTTAAATTTTCCACCCATTTTTTTATGCATCTCTTCAACACTTTCTTGTAGATAGACAATCATGACTATAGCTGTCTCTGCAGCAATTCCTAGAAGGGCTAAAAAACCGACTATCACTGCAATACTCATATTAAACTGCAACATATATAAATAAATTATACCGCCTAGTAGGGCAAAAGGAAGTGTGAAAAATACAATAAGTGTAGGTACCATTTTCCCCAGTGCAAAATAAATAAGGATCAATATCACTAAGAGCACAACAGGAACTATCCATTTTATTTTTTTCATTGCTGAGGTAAGGTATTCTGACTGTCCTTCCCATTCTAGGTAATATCCCGGAGGGAGTTTTATATTTTTTAAACTCTTAACGGCCTCTTCTTTGTATTTAACTGCACTCACTCCTTGTTGTGGCGTAATATATATGAATGTTACCGGTGTTGCCATTTCACTTTTTATTACAGAAGCACTCTCTTTGTATTCCACTTTTGCAAAGGTGGAAAGTGGTACAAATCCAAGCGGTGTTTTGACTTGTATATTACGTATATCATCAAGGTTACGACGCTCTTCTTCTTCAAAGCGCAGTGCGATAGGGTAACGTTCCAAACCTTTATACATTGTGGTGATCTTTTTACCACCGATCGCAGCTGAAGTATATTCATGGATCAACGATTTAGAAATGTTATAACGCTGTAATGCCTCGGTGTCTATGTTAATATCTATGAAAAATCCCGCACTAGCCTGATCAGAAAAAACAGATTGTGTACCTTTAAGTTCACGTAGTTTTGATTCTATTTGCATTGCTGTAGATTGTAGTACTTTTGCATCTTTTCCATAAAGTTTGATGCCCAAAGGTGTTCTTATACCTGAAAGTAACATATCGATTCGACCACGTATAGGATAGGTCCAAGAGTTAACAAGACCCGGTATCTGGAGTGCATCTTCCATTTCGGCCATAAGTTTTTCATGTGTCATACCTGTACGCCATTGTGATTTTGGTTTAAAGGTAATGATGGTTTCGATCATACCAAGAGGTGCGGGATCAGTAGCTGAACTGGCACGTCCTCCTTTACCAAATACCGTCGCCACTTCAGGAAAACTTTTGATGATCTGATCAGTTTTCTGTGTCAGTGCTTTACTTTGATCCACAGAGATGCCATACGGTGTAACAGGCATATACATGACAGTTTGCTCATTGAGCATAGGCATAAATTCCCAGTTTAACTTTTGGTAAAGAGGTATAGCAAATGCAAGTCCGCCAATGGCTAGTGGTATAACGAGGTATTTGAGTTTTAAACTATAGAGCAGGAGCGGGTGATAAAGCCAAATAAAAAAACGATTCAGTGGATTTTTTGATTCGGGGATGATCTTTCCTTTTATGAAGTATATCATTAAGACAGGTACTAGTGTAACGGAGAGTATCGCTCCTGCAGTCATCGCAAATGTTTTAGTAAAAGCAAGAGGATTAAACAGTAATCCCTCTTGACCCGAAAGTGCAAAGATAGGTAAAAAGGAGACGACAACAAGTGCCAGAGCAAAAAAGATAGGACGTCCAACAAGTTGAGAAGATTGAATAATGGTTTTGATACGTTCATCATTCTCCAGAGGCTCACCATGCGCTTCAGTTTTTTTATGTATAGCTTTATGCGCATTTTCTATCATAACGATAGATGCATCTACCATGGCACCGATAGCTATGGCGATACCTCCTAGACTCATAATATTAGATGGTATAGCAAAAACTTTCATAAGTAAAAAAGGTAAGGCTATGGTTAATGGAAGTACGATAAGCATGATAAGTATAGAACGAAAGTGTATTAAAAACAAACTAATGACTATGATGACGATGATACTTTCTTCAAATAGAGTCGTTTGAAGCGTTTTAATCGCTGATTCTATTAGCCCCGAACGGTCATAGGTAGTAACAATGTCCACACCTTCTATTTTAAGTTCTTGTATTTTAGACTTGATACGTTTTATGACAGTGTATACATCTTCTCCATAACGTACCATGACAATACCTCCTACCACTTCTCCCTCTCCATTGAGGTCAGCCAGTCCACGTCTTGCACTTGGCACCATCTCTACACGTCCTAATTGAGAGAGTGTCAGAGGTATACCATTTTTGGTAGTGACGACAAGTTGTCGTATTTCATCTAAATCTTTGATATACCCTTTGGCCTGTACCATCCATTCATAGCCGTTTTGAATGACGATGCGTCCACCAGTGTCATTATTGTTCTGTTTCAGTGTTTTAGAAATATCTTTGATCGAAAGATCATACTGCACCAGTGCATCATTGTTCACAGTAATTTGATAGGTTGGTACAAATCCACCTATACTGGCTACTTCACTCACCCCATCTACACCCATAAGTGCGTATTTGTAATAGTAGTCTTGAAGTGTTCTCAGTTCATCAAGGGTTTTGGTTTGAGAGGTCAGTGCATATTCATACACCCATCCTACACCAGAAGCATCGGGTCCGAGTGTGACTTCCATCGTATCTGGAAGCTGACTTTGTATGGATGCCAGTTGTTCAAGTACACGGCTTCTGGCCGAATAGAGGTCTGTACCTTCTTTAAAAATGATGTAGATCAGAGCATTTTCGTAGGTTGAAAATCCACGTACGGTTTCAATGTTTGATATTGCCAGAAATTGTGAAACCAGCGGATAGGTTCCTTGATCTTCTATGATTTCGGGGCTTTGCCCTTTCCAAGTGACTTGTACGATGACCTGTGGAGGTGAAAGATCCGGCAGGGCATCTAACGGTGTATTCCTCATTGCCCAAATGGAACCTATGATGAGGAATAGGGTGGTCATAAGGACAAGAAAACGATTTTTAGCCGAAAATACTATGAGTCGTTCTATCATTAATAAATCCCGTTGATTTGGGCATCAGAATCCATCATGAACAGCGCATTATTTACCACCGTATCTCCCTCTTTAAGACCTTTGATGATTTCATAATGTTTCGAGTCTATGGGTTTGATCTGAATGACCATAGGTTCATACTCACCTTCAAATTCCGTAGCAAGAAAAGCATACCACATGCCATTTTTACGTATAGCTGCGGTACGAGGTATAATAAGACGACTTTTCGCATCGGCTGATGCATAGACTTTTGCATACATGCCTGGTTTTAATAAAGTTTCCTCATTATCAAGTTGAAGTCTTAATGTAGCCGTTGCCTCTTTAGGATCCAGTTTTGGGTAAAGAAGTTTTTTTTGGGCTGTATAGGTTTTGGAAATACCTTTGGATTTTACACTAAAATGAGTTAGGAGAGGCAGTTTTTCAATTTCATCCTGATAGAGTTTGACTTCTATCCATACTTTTTCCAGGTTTACAATTTGAAAGAGTTTTTTTTGTGAATTGAAAGAGGCACCTTCGTTAATATTTTTTTCAAATATCCATCCTGATTGTGGTGCATAGATAGTGGTAAATTCATCGACCTTACGTTCATTGTCAATCCGTTTTATCTCTTCATTACTGACACCCAAAAGACGTAGTTTGGTTTTTGCACTCTGAAGCATTTGAGGTGAAGGGTGCTTTTTATTGAATTCCAATGAGTGTAAGTAGTCCTGTTTGGATTTGTATACTTCTGGAGAATAGACATAGGCTAAGGCATCACCTTTTTCTACTTTTTTATAGAGTGTGTCGGCAAAAAGTTTTGTGACATACCCTGAAAACCATGCATGTATATCAACTTTGCGTGAATCTTCCGCAACGATATATCCGTAGCTGATTTGCTCCTTGGCCATGGTCATTCTTTTTACTTTGATGGTCTTGACATTAAAAAGCTGTTCTATGGTAGGAATGGATTTTTTTTGATCCTGAGAGAATAAAAAAATTGGAATCAGTAAAAGTGTGAGCGTTGTTTTTATATGTATGGATACCATTATATTTCACCTATAAGAGATTTGAGTTGTGCCTGTGTTCGAAGGTATTCGGCTTTGATGGAAATACGCTGTTCTTCCAGGTCTAGTTTTTGTTCCAGGAGATTGGTGTAAGCAAAAAGGTCACCTCCGCTTTGAATACCGGATTGACTCAGTTCGATCATATGATCAAGCTGGGGTAGGCTTTCATTTTGGATAATGTCATAGATGTGGTAGGCTTCAGTGAGTTTAGCATACATAACAGTAATTTCGCTCTCCAAGGAAGATCTGTAATCTAAAGAAGCACTTGCTGCAGCAAGTGCTTCCATGCGTGCGGCTTCTGCATTATGTTTTTCTGAACCATATAAGGGCAGAGATACTCCCACTGTCACAGAGGCATAGTCAGGATATTCTCTACGGTTGAAATAACCTACATTCAGATAAGGGTCCGGGGTAACACTTAGTTCCTGTATGACCTTGTTTGCATCAGCGATATTTTGCTCGGAGAGTTTCATGTGGTAGTTTAGATTGTTTTGTGATTTAGAAAGATAACTTTCTAATGATTTAGGACGTTTGATCATTAATGGATCAGAAATTGTAGATACATCTCTTTGTACAAGGTATTTGAGTTTAGCTTGTTGGTTTTTCAAGATCATTGTATAACGTTCATATTTTATTTTTATTTTAGCAAGCATCAAACTCGCAGCCATCATGCTGGTGTGACTTTTGTTCTCTGTAGATGCGTAGGAGGTATAGAGTTCTATATTCTGTTTTGCTACAACTTTATATCGGTTGACTATACGGATGCGTTCTTCAAGTTCTTTCATTGTATAGGATGTCATCCGTATCTCTTTAGCCAGTGTGATCTTGGCTACTTCATAGGAGTCAACTATAAGACTTTTTTGGGCTTTCGTAAAGGTTTTTCGGGCATCGAGTTTACCGAACCATGGAAACTTTTGTTTAAAATTAACAGCATTGAACTGCATAGGTTCAAGGCCGCGGTCAGAAGGATTATCAAACTGTATATCATTGATAGTAAAAGAGAGGTCTGGATTAGAGAAATTTTGACTCTCTTCTATACGTTCATCCATTGCCAAAAGACGGTGCTGGATAGTTTGGAGTGAAGGGTGCTTTTTGATTGATTGATCGATAAGTTGTTGAATACTTTGTGCCTGCAGCAATCCTACAGTCCATAAAGTAAAAAGTATAATACGCATTAGTTCTCCCGGAGTTTGTTTAGTGTGTTTATAAAGTTATGATATTTTATCGTCATTATGTGTACCCTGTGTGCAATATGTAATATATGTGAAACAAGCGTTTAAAAATGGAAAAAATAAAATATACTATAAAACCTATAGATTTACTTGACATTAAAAATATATTTGGCTAATATACACTTATAAGATAATGAAATGCACTTGTAAAAACCCTAGATGTTTACATTAGACAAGGCATTGCACATTTTTTTTGGTTATTTTAGTCTCCCCTATATTGTTTATTGTTAATAAACAAACTGAGAAAAAGTCAATGTTGTAAATTACTCTAGGGTCTTTAGAGGTGCAAATCATAGTGCTAAAGGGCTTTGCTCAAAAATATTACTTCAGTGAAAGGAAAGAATATGTCTCCAAGTTGTCCGATATCTACAAGAAGAGTTGACTCTAACATGGTAAGAATTATCTCTTTCCAGGTAACACTTTTTACGCTTATACTTTTGATCACACAAGAGAGTGCCTTTGCACTCATCATACTCTTTGATTTTTTCATGAGAGCATTGCGATTATCAAATTTCAGTCCATTTGAGATGATGGGTAAGTTTGTACTTAGAGGGTGGGGTGTTGCACCTAAACTTTGTGATGAATCACCAAAAAGGTTTGCGCTGTATCTTGGACTGGTCACTTCATTGTTTATTGTCGTCTTTTATTTTGCCGGTTTTACACTATTTGCTACTGTGGTAGCGATTATTTTATTAATTTGTGCATTACTTGAGACATTATTCGATTTTTGTATAGGATGTAAGCTATACTACGTGATACAAATCGGTAAAGGTCTTTTAGGAAATGATAGGAATATCCAGTAAAACAATTTATGCTGTCGCTGCACTTCAGGAGTTGGGTTCAATTCCAGACAATAAAGTCCTTAAGATAAAAGAAATAGCAGCAAATGCATCCATCCCGCAAAACTTTTTGGAACAAATACTTTTAGAACTTAAAAAGCAGGGTCTGCTTACAAGCATCAAAGGTGCACATGGCGGATACAAACTTGCAAAAAAACTTAATGATATCACACTCAAAGATGTGGTGCTTATCTTAGAGTCAGATATATTTGCTGATAACTATCAAACAGATAATCAAGCACTTAAATTCTTTTGGGATGATATTAAACAAAAAGTCTCAGCCGTGTTCGAGATCCCCTTGTCTGAACTGAAGAACTATCAACTTAAAGCCAACCAAATACTTAATTATTCAATATAGGAACTAAGATGAACAATACCACTGATTTTGATTACTTCAATACCTTACTTGTCCAAAGTGTAGGTTCAAAGGTAGGCCCTATTGCACCTACGATCACCCCGTCTGCTGCTTATGGCTATGAAAATGCCGAAGAAGCAGAAGGTATCTTTTCTGCACAGGTCAACAAGCCTCTCTATGCAAGAGTAGGGAACCCGACAAATGCTAAATTGGAAGCTATCGTAGCGAAGATGGAGGGTGGATTTGGTGCCATTGCTACTTCTTCAGGTATGGGTGCTATCTCTATGGTATGTAGCGCTTTTTTATCTGCAGGGGATGAGTTGCTTTGTATCGGTGGCTTCTTTGGAGGGACCTATTCACTTGTGAATGAAACTTTGGCACGTTTTGGTATCACAAACACTTTTTGTACTGTAGATGATTTTGAACACATTGAAGCAACACTTAAACGTGGTATTAAAATGGTACTTTTTGAGTCAGTAGGTAATCCCAGCCTTACACTTCCAGATATACAGCGTATTATCGACCTTTGTAATAAGTATGAAACATTGGTCATGATAGACAATACTGCAACACCGCTTTTGGTGAGACCACTGGAGATGGGTGCCGACATCTCTGTACACTCTTCAACTAAAAATATGTCTGGTCACTCAGCTGCACTGGGTGGAATAGCTGTTTTTAGAGCGGTAAAAGAAGAGGGTGATAAATTACTGAACCCAAAATATGCAGATGTACACAAAATAGTGAAAAAGATGGGAAAAAAAGCATTTATACCTATCTGTAAAAAACGTGCCATTCGTGATTTTGGTATGACTGCCAATGCCTTTGGTTCATTTATGACAATGGTAGGACTGGAAACACTCTCACTTAGGGTAGAGAGGATCAATAAAAGTGTTGAAACTGTCGCAGCATTACTTGACGAGAAACTGCCTGAGGGGGTAAGTGTAAACCATCCATCACTTCCATCAAGTCCTGATCATGATCGATACAAGTCAGACTTTGCCCAAGGTTGCGGTCCATTACTCAGTATAAACTGTGGCACAAAAGAGCGGGCTTTTATTTTCCTCAACAAACTGAATCTTGTGATACAAACAGCAAACATAGGGGACAATAGAACACTCGCACTTCATATGACAAGTACCATTTATAGTGATTTCAATGAGGAAGCCCGTAAATTTTTAGGTGTGGATGAAGGGTTGATCCGTGTTTCCATCGGTTTGGAAGATCCTATGGCCATTGCAGAAGACTTTTTACAAGCAGCAAATGCATTATAAGTAGGTATCGTGCGCCATACGTTTCTGCGTTTTTCCCTATTCATACTGTTGCTGTTGGTTTCTCTCGAAGCCAGCAGTGAACACAAAGGGCTTATCTATCTCAATACTATTAGAGAAAAGAGTGGCCTTATCAAACTTAAAACCAATAAAACTTTACAACATGCAGCTACTTCACATGCAAACTATCTCATACATAACCAACAAAACGGACATTACGAAAAAAGAGGAAAATATGCATATACAGGTAGTACACCTTCTGAGCGTGTGATAAAAGCAGATTATCCTTCCACTTTTGTGATGGAAAATGTCTCTATTAATACAGCAGGGCATAAAAAATCCATAGACAACCTTTTTTCCGCGATTTACCATCGTTTTGTATTTTTGGATTTTGATATAGATGAGATAGGTTTTGGGGTTTCATCTAGCAAGAAAAAAAGAAAAGTAAAACATGCATATGTCTATAATATGGGTTCATCAGGTATTGCAGGACTTTGTAATAGATCCTTTACTTTGACACATGGTATCTATTATATGAGTGATATTTGTAAGCAAAGTACCAAGATGATACCTCAGTCACTTTTTGAAGTAACAAAAGATAAAGTACGACGTAAAAACAGAGATATTATCGTGTATCCATACGCTGAACAAAGAGATATCTGGCCTGCTTTTTATAATGAGTCTCCAGATCCTCTTCCTGGTTATAAAGTCAGCGGTTTTCCACTTTCTGTACAGTTCAATCCTGCAAATTATAAACATGTAACGTTGAGATCTTTTCGTTTATATGATGAAAATGGAAAAGAGATAAAAGAAACTAAGATCCTGCAATACAACAGTGATCATAACCATCTTTTAACCGAATTGGAATTTGTACTCATGCCACTGAAAAGACTAGAGTTTGACACAAAATATACGGCAGTATTTGAAGCGGTTGCCGATGGGGCTAAAATGAAAAAGCAGTGGACATTCAAAACAGCCAAACCTGAAGAAAAAATATATAGAGTGAGTGGCAATAAGACAAAACTGACAGTACAGGCAGGTTCAACAGTTTTACTCTACATGGTACCGGGTTCAGGGAAAGATATCTTACATAGTTACCGGTCCAGGGGAGGTATCAATGCCTCATTTCTGGATCAAAATACCTTAAAAGTGACATTCCCGAAGAGACGCTCTTCAGGCAGGGTCAGTTTGGACTTTGGTAAGAAAAAAGTTTTCTTTGATGTACAGTAGTTAGAATGAAGCTTTCAACCCATAAAAATAGTTTTGTAACTGCATCATACCTTTAGTGGAAAACTGTTCCATGAAGCTCTCTAGTTTATCTTTTTCTTTCCATCTTGGATCTGTGACCTTCGCAAGTTTTTCCACTTCTGCCTTGGCTTGGCTTTTTACTCCGACACGGTCTATAAGTCCTGCATCTTTAGCTCTTTTGGCTGAAAATATATGGGCATCTGCATACTCTTTTGAATGCTTTATATCTAAGCCCCGCGCATTCGCTACATCACTGATAAAAAGTTCATAGGTATCTTTGGTCAGTCTTTCGAGTTCAGCACGTTCTTCTGCTGTCCATTCTCTTGTTGGCGTGCCAGCTTCTTTGTAGGTACCTTGTTTGACTATCTGTGTTTTAACACCGATAGTATCCATCAGTTCTTCTATGTTTGCACTCTCCATTATCACCCCGATAGAGCCCACGATAGAGCCTGGATTGGCAATAATAGTATTGGCATAGATAGATGCGTAATAGCTGCCGCTTGCCATCATCCCGGAAGCATAAGCAACCACGGGTTTATGCTCTTTTAACGCTTTGATAGCATAGGCGATCTCAATAGAAGGAGGAACCGCACCCCCGGGTGAATTAATGTTGAGCAGTACACCTTTGATCTTCGGGTCTTTTTGTATCTCTTCTATCTCTTTGAGTATGGCATCAGCATCCATGATGGGACCTGCGAGTTGTATCTCTTGTAGATTGGCAGGCTTTAATTCTGTTGTTGACGTGGGCATAAGAACAACAAAAGCAATGAGCAAAAAAAGCATTCCCAAAAAGTGTTGACCTATCCATTTGATCGCTTTTCCTATAGCACTAAACATATTTTTCTCCTTCTATATAAACTTCTGAAACTTCTTTCGTATGCAAGATACTCCACAGTGCTAACTCATCTGTTCTTTGAGGTGCTTCAGGCAGTGTAACAATTGCAAAGTCCGCAAGTCTGTCTACTTCTATTTTACCACAGTTTAGACCTAATATATCAGCGGCATCTCCAGTGACTGCACGTAGTAATTTTTCGGAAAGTTCTTGGATATGAATGTCGTTGTGTAGCATGATCGCAGCTTTAAGTTCATCGAAGATATTCAGTGAATCGTTGGAACTTAATCCGTCTGTAGCGACAGTAAAAGGGAGGGATAGGTCTTCAATAGCAA contains:
- a CDS encoding c-type cytochrome — encoded protein: MKKIAIAMLLAGSTLLMADGAAAYAKCVGCHGANGEKKALGKSAVITGQDAAKTIEQLNGYKAGTLNQHGMGGLMKGQVASMDDATIKAVAEHIAAMK
- a CDS encoding efflux RND transporter permease subunit, which gives rise to MIERLIVFSAKNRFLVLMTTLFLIIGSIWAMRNTPLDALPDLSPPQVIVQVTWKGQSPEIIEDQGTYPLVSQFLAISNIETVRGFSTYENALIYIIFKEGTDLYSARSRVLEQLASIQSQLPDTMEVTLGPDASGVGWVYEYALTSQTKTLDELRTLQDYYYKYALMGVDGVSEVASIGGFVPTYQITVNNDALVQYDLSIKDISKTLKQNNNDTGGRIVIQNGYEWMVQAKGYIKDLDEIRQLVVTTKNGIPLTLSQLGRVEMVPSARRGLADLNGEGEVVGGIVMVRYGEDVYTVIKRIKSKIQELKIEGVDIVTTYDRSGLIESAIKTLQTTLFEESIIVIIVISLFLIHFRSILIMLIVLPLTIALPFLLMKVFAIPSNIMSLGGIAIAIGAMVDASIVMIENAHKAIHKKTEAHGEPLENDERIKTIIQSSQLVGRPIFFALALVVVSFLPIFALSGQEGLLFNPLAFTKTFAMTAGAILSVTLVPVLMIYFIKGKIIPESKNPLNRFFIWLYHPLLLYSLKLKYLVIPLAIGGLAFAIPLYQKLNWEFMPMLNEQTVMYMPVTPYGISVDQSKALTQKTDQIIKSFPEVATVFGKGGRASSATDPAPLGMIETIITFKPKSQWRTGMTHEKLMAEMEDALQIPGLVNSWTYPIRGRIDMLLSGIRTPLGIKLYGKDAKVLQSTAMQIESKLRELKGTQSVFSDQASAGFFIDINIDTEALQRYNISKSLIHEYTSAAIGGKKITTMYKGLERYPIALRFEEEERRNLDDIRNIQVKTPLGFVPLSTFAKVEYKESASVIKSEMATPVTFIYITPQQGVSAVKYKEEAVKSLKNIKLPPGYYLEWEGQSEYLTSAMKKIKWIVPVVLLVILILIYFALGKMVPTLIVFFTLPFALLGGIIYLYMLQFNMSIAVIVGFLALLGIAAETAIVMIVYLQESVEEMHKKMGGKFNRQHLSDAIYEGAVQRVRPKLMTVFAILAGLLPIMYTSGIGSEVMQRIAAPMIGGLVSSAILSLFLIPIFYEMYEKYQLKQTKGSK
- a CDS encoding HAMP domain-containing sensor histidine kinase, which gives rise to MLVLKNKATNSLLRSEKKSLFRFLTLYAAMVIFLITLLSLFYYQSQEELMLSDKRAMLTKYAYIQTKRLKVLHHFFPERTEYPRDPRFKSAIYDLEHMKIFSLLEDENVRFDAEEIYITHDHIHLVKMLDEFYLGTKYLVIEVKDSGAWRGEIWKNIIGYGIVIFIFFILFGLYLAKLFLKPMRDSIVLLDRFIKDTTHELNTPLSAILANIEMMDTDVMVEKNKTKLARINIAAKTVSVLYKDLTYLMLEEEKENHNEEIDIKELIYNRLEYFSVLAQSKHIEYDLDLEEASITMDRRKFTRVIDNLISNAIKYNKRKGTIGIRSREGMLVIWDTGIGINEEKIPFIFDRYMRFNKSEGGFGVGLSIVKKILDEYNISIVVDSKEGEGTEMVLRW
- a CDS encoding efflux RND transporter periplasmic adaptor subunit, encoding MVSIHIKTTLTLLLIPIFLFSQDQKKSIPTIEQLFNVKTIKVKRMTMAKEQISYGYIVAEDSRKVDIHAWFSGYVTKLFADTLYKKVEKGDALAYVYSPEVYKSKQDYLHSLEFNKKHPSPQMLQSAKTKLRLLGVSNEEIKRIDNERKVDEFTTIYAPQSGWIFEKNINEGASFNSQKKLFQIVNLEKVWIEVKLYQDEIEKLPLLTHFSVKSKGISKTYTAQKKLLYPKLDPKEATATLRLQLDNEETLLKPGMYAKVYASADAKSRLIIPRTAAIRKNGMWYAFLATEFEGEYEPMVIQIKPIDSKHYEIIKGLKEGDTVVNNALFMMDSDAQINGIY
- a CDS encoding DUF4395 domain-containing protein, whose product is MSPSCPISTRRVDSNMVRIISFQVTLFTLILLITQESAFALIILFDFFMRALRLSNFSPFEMMGKFVLRGWGVAPKLCDESPKRFALYLGLVTSLFIVVFYFAGFTLFATVVAIILLICALLETLFDFCIGCKLYYVIQIGKGLLGNDRNIQ
- a CDS encoding TolC family protein → MRIILFTLWTVGLLQAQSIQQLIDQSIKKHPSLQTIQHRLLAMDERIEESQNFSNPDLSFTINDIQFDNPSDRGLEPMQFNAVNFKQKFPWFGKLDARKTFTKAQKSLIVDSYEVAKITLAKEIRMTSYTMKELEERIRIVNRYKVVAKQNIELYTSYASTENKSHTSMMAASLMLAKIKIKYERYTMILKNQQAKLKYLVQRDVSTISDPLMIKRPKSLESYLSKSQNNLNYHMKLSEQNIADANKVIQELSVTPDPYLNVGYFNRREYPDYASVTVGVSLPLYGSEKHNAEAARMEALAAASASLDYRSSLESEITVMYAKLTEAYHIYDIIQNESLPQLDHMIELSQSGIQSGGDLFAYTNLLEQKLDLEEQRISIKAEYLRTQAQLKSLIGEI
- a CDS encoding cytochrome C, coding for MKTMTKLAVAALLGMTLLSSTASADVKKGQKIYLKKMKAPCGFNGVKFAQKHTQDEWEMIHEAGKFENEVKKICPKLKKFKAKYVDDVYDFAYEYASDSGNVPAC